Proteins encoded by one window of Bacillus sp. DTU_2020_1000418_1_SI_GHA_SEK_038:
- a CDS encoding ABC transporter ATP-binding protein: MALLQIENVTGGYTKNPVLKDISFEVYEKELVGLIGLNGAGKSTTIKHVIGLMEPHSGSITINGNRFHQDKEAYRKQFTFVPETPILYDELTLEEHLKITAMAYGLKREDYMERADKLLKEFRMEKRLKWFPAHFSKGMKQKVMIMCAFLVQPDLYIVDEPFVGLDPLGIQSLLDLMKKMKENGAGILMSTHILATAERYCDRFVILHEGKIRAKGTLNELREQFSMPEATLDDIYIALTKEENYV, from the coding sequence ATGGCTCTTTTGCAAATTGAAAATGTGACGGGCGGATACACGAAAAATCCCGTGTTAAAAGATATATCTTTTGAGGTATATGAAAAAGAACTTGTTGGTTTAATTGGTTTAAATGGTGCCGGAAAAAGTACAACGATTAAGCATGTGATCGGGTTAATGGAGCCGCATAGCGGATCAATCACAATAAATGGAAATAGATTTCATCAAGATAAGGAAGCATACCGAAAGCAGTTTACCTTTGTGCCAGAAACACCGATATTATATGATGAATTGACTTTAGAAGAACATCTGAAAATAACAGCGATGGCCTATGGGTTGAAACGCGAGGATTATATGGAAAGGGCGGACAAGCTTCTTAAGGAATTCCGCATGGAAAAAAGGCTTAAGTGGTTTCCTGCTCACTTTTCAAAAGGAATGAAACAAAAGGTGATGATCATGTGTGCTTTTTTAGTTCAGCCGGACCTTTATATTGTCGATGAACCTTTTGTCGGGCTTGATCCGCTTGGTATTCAATCCCTTCTTGATTTAATGAAGAAAATGAAAGAAAACGGTGCGGGAATATTAATGTCCACTCATATTTTGGCAACTGCGGAAAGATATTGTGACCGCTTTGTCATATTACATGAGGGAAAGATTCGGGCAAAAGGTACATTAAATGAACTAAGGGAGCAGTTCTCTATGCCGGAAGCTACATTAGATGATATTTATATTGCGCTTACAAAGGAAGAAAATTATGTTTGA
- a CDS encoding ABC transporter permease, which yields MFDEKKLWRERFNQRMKEFSRYSRYILNGHIVIVLIFLLGTAAYYYQEWLKTIPEQFPAAAIMAVVIGLLLTYSPISTFLSEADKIFLLPLESKLSRYFFRSITVSYAVHAYLIFLGLGVFIPMYARVNDGNFDKFMPFLFVILIIKVLNVIIRWKVQYFVETKVHIIDSFVRYAINTVFLFFLFSNAKIIFLIPEVVLLMGLLFFYQRNTRDKGLKWEYLIEMEERRMTSFYRLANLFTDVPKLRDHVKRRKWLDWVFSRLSFAQQDTFSHLYVRTFLRAGDYFGLYVRLTLICIGVFYFISFGLGQAFIALLFIYLTGFQLLPLWNHYQNKLWIMLYPIREEMKEKAFKRLLLMVLYLQTILLAIAILLKGDVMAAIITLIAGIGFAYLFTNVYITKRLKS from the coding sequence ATGTTTGATGAGAAAAAGCTGTGGAGAGAGCGGTTCAATCAAAGAATGAAGGAGTTTTCTCGTTATTCACGATATATACTTAATGGTCACATAGTTATTGTCTTGATTTTTTTACTTGGAACGGCGGCTTATTATTACCAGGAGTGGTTAAAAACAATTCCTGAGCAATTTCCGGCAGCGGCCATTATGGCTGTTGTGATTGGATTACTGTTAACTTACAGTCCGATTAGTACATTTCTATCTGAGGCAGACAAAATATTTCTGCTTCCGTTAGAAAGCAAGCTCTCACGCTATTTCTTCCGCTCAATCACAGTGAGCTATGCCGTACATGCATATCTTATTTTTCTTGGTCTTGGTGTTTTTATACCAATGTACGCAAGGGTGAATGACGGGAACTTTGATAAGTTTATGCCTTTTTTATTCGTGATTTTAATAATAAAAGTGCTGAATGTCATTATCCGCTGGAAGGTTCAGTATTTTGTTGAAACAAAAGTTCATATCATTGACTCGTTTGTAAGATATGCGATCAATACGGTTTTCCTTTTCTTTCTCTTTTCGAATGCCAAGATTATTTTTCTGATTCCAGAGGTCGTGTTATTAATGGGATTATTATTCTTCTATCAGAGAAATACAAGGGATAAAGGTTTGAAATGGGAGTATCTAATCGAGATGGAAGAGAGAAGAATGACTTCTTTTTATCGGCTAGCCAATTTATTTACCGATGTTCCGAAGCTAAGGGATCATGTTAAGAGGCGTAAATGGCTTGATTGGGTGTTCAGCAGACTATCCTTTGCACAACAGGATACTTTTAGCCATCTTTATGTAAGGACCTTTCTGCGGGCAGGTGATTACTTCGGATTATATGTCCGATTAACTCTCATTTGTATTGGTGTTTTTTATTTTATTTCCTTTGGATTAGGTCAAGCCTTCATTGCGCTGCTTTTTATTTATTTAACAGGTTTTCAATTACTTCCTCTTTGGAACCATTATCAAAATAAACTTTGGATCATGCTTTATCCGATCAGGGAGGAGATGAAAGAAAAAGCCTTTAAGCGACTGCTTTTAATGGTTTTATATTTACAAACTATTTTATTAGCCATAGCGATTTTATTAAAAGGCGATGTGATGGCAGCTATCATTACTCTAATAGCCGGAATAGGATTTGCTTACTTATTTACAAATGTATATATAACAAAGAGACTGAAGTCATGA
- a CDS encoding EcsC family protein, translating to MNEYELQAYKEIEEWKQKLLKKSGMLNRLSKKAQTKVNSLIPEKAHQILTDSIKKMVKATLVGSNLTTRKKQFTGHSLKEMDKQFSEKFSSYKKTAIIEGAGTGAGGFILGLADFPLLLTIKMKFLFEAAAIYGFDTDEYEERLFLLHVFKLAFSSDEKRRATFGIVEEWDARKAEIAEMDWREFQQEYRDYIDFVKMLQLVPGIGAAVGAFANNNLMEHLGETAKNAYRMRVLKTAPKLY from the coding sequence ATGAATGAATATGAATTGCAAGCATATAAAGAGATAGAAGAGTGGAAACAAAAACTATTAAAAAAATCTGGGATGTTAAATCGCTTATCAAAAAAAGCACAAACAAAGGTGAATAGCCTAATCCCGGAAAAGGCTCATCAAATCCTGACAGACAGTATTAAAAAGATGGTAAAGGCAACACTTGTCGGCTCAAATTTAACAACGAGAAAAAAACAATTCACAGGCCATTCTTTAAAGGAAATGGATAAACAGTTTTCTGAAAAATTTTCGTCCTATAAAAAAACAGCAATTATCGAGGGTGCAGGGACTGGAGCTGGAGGTTTTATTCTTGGTTTAGCTGACTTTCCGCTACTTTTAACAATAAAAATGAAATTTCTCTTTGAAGCCGCAGCCATCTACGGGTTTGATACAGATGAATATGAAGAACGGTTATTCCTGCTTCATGTGTTCAAGCTGGCTTTTTCAAGCGATGAAAAGAGAAGGGCTACTTTTGGGATTGTTGAAGAATGGGATGCGAGAAAAGCTGAGATTGCTGAAATGGACTGGAGAGAATTTCAGCAGGAATATCGGGATTACATCGATTTTGTCAAAATGCTTCAGCTAGTTCCAGGCATTGGAGCGGCTGTAGGTGCTTTTGCGAACAATAACTTAATGGAGCATCTTGGTGAAACAGCGAAAAATGCGTATCGGATGCGAGTATTGAAAACAGCCCCAAAGCTTTATTAG
- a CDS encoding M20 family metallopeptidase encodes MLNKLFAKLETYYEEMVSIRRYLHQHPELSFKEVKTANYIKSYYEKLGIEVRGNVGGNGVVAKIYGSKPGKTVALRADFDALPIQDEKDVPYKSLVPGVMHACGHDGHTATLLVLAKSLHEMREELQGTYVMIHQHAEEFAPGGAISMIEDGCLEGVDVIFGTHLWASESTGTIQYRVGPVMAAADRFEITIQGKGGHGAQPHRTKDAIVTASQLVVNLQQIVSRKVNPIDSAVVTVGYFIAENAFNVIADKVKLGGTVRTFNEEVRTNIEKEIERIVKGTCYTADSTYDYLYARGYPAVVNHKDETEFLINCALNIEEVTEVVETEPQMGGEDFAYYLQHVKGTFFFTGAKPENTDENYPHHHPKFDIDEKAMLLAAKTLGSAALNCHTIKNEDSGAEVLN; translated from the coding sequence ATGCTTAATAAATTATTTGCCAAACTAGAAACTTATTATGAAGAAATGGTTTCAATAAGACGCTATTTACACCAGCATCCTGAGCTTTCCTTTAAGGAAGTGAAAACAGCAAATTATATTAAATCCTACTATGAAAAATTAGGAATTGAAGTCCGAGGCAATGTCGGCGGAAATGGTGTTGTTGCTAAGATTTATGGAAGCAAACCGGGAAAAACAGTCGCTTTAAGAGCCGACTTTGATGCCCTTCCGATTCAAGATGAAAAGGATGTGCCGTACAAATCTCTTGTACCAGGTGTTATGCATGCTTGCGGACACGATGGCCATACTGCTACATTGCTCGTTCTCGCCAAATCACTTCATGAAATGCGGGAAGAGCTCCAAGGTACATATGTGATGATCCATCAGCATGCTGAGGAATTTGCACCAGGCGGGGCTATTTCTATGATTGAAGATGGGTGTTTAGAAGGTGTCGATGTCATATTTGGCACACATTTATGGGCTTCAGAGTCAACTGGTACCATTCAATATCGAGTTGGTCCAGTAATGGCAGCAGCAGATCGTTTTGAAATTACGATTCAGGGAAAAGGCGGTCATGGAGCACAGCCGCATAGAACGAAGGATGCAATTGTTACGGCTTCTCAGCTAGTCGTGAACTTGCAGCAAATTGTCAGCAGAAAAGTCAATCCCATTGATTCTGCTGTTGTAACGGTCGGCTACTTTATTGCAGAAAATGCCTTTAATGTCATTGCTGATAAAGTAAAACTTGGCGGGACCGTTCGTACTTTTAATGAAGAAGTCCGTACCAATATTGAAAAAGAAATTGAACGGATTGTAAAAGGAACATGCTACACAGCGGATAGCACATACGATTACTTGTATGCAAGAGGATACCCGGCTGTTGTTAATCACAAAGACGAAACAGAATTCCTTATCAATTGCGCACTAAATATTGAAGAAGTAACTGAAGTGGTAGAAACAGAACCGCAAATGGGCGGAGAAGACTTTGCTTATTATCTTCAGCATGTAAAAGGAACATTCTTCTTCACCGGTGCGAAGCCAGAAAATACAGATGAAAATTATCCACATCACCATCCTAAATTTGATATCGATGAAAAAGCAATGCTACTCGCGGCCAAAACACTTGGCTCTGCTGCATTAAATTGTCATACTATAAAAAATGAAGACAGCGGTGCAGAGGTCTTAAACTAA
- a CDS encoding phosphatase PAP2 family protein: MEFRKSLVTYVLIVISACIFIYFALAVRSGEPLRFDQNVNSFLLSLFKENSYPFFKALNLIGSSKGIGLIALAVILLLWMKKRDYVGMAVFTLTIATGALLNDYVKDTTARPRPEIEHIVHVKSFSFPSGHAMMGVVLYVLIAYFLVSNIQSRAGKWLVMFLAILMIIMLGVSRIVLQVHYPSDVVSGYALGLAWVLMGLIIYEFLRKNGVNRINRK, translated from the coding sequence TTGGAATTCAGAAAGTCGCTTGTTACATATGTATTGATAGTCATTTCCGCTTGTATTTTCATTTATTTTGCCTTAGCGGTAAGAAGCGGAGAGCCATTACGTTTCGATCAAAATGTGAATTCGTTTTTGTTAAGTCTATTTAAGGAAAACTCTTATCCGTTTTTCAAAGCCCTTAATTTGATAGGTTCCTCAAAGGGAATTGGATTAATAGCACTTGCAGTTATATTACTATTATGGATGAAAAAAAGGGACTATGTCGGTATGGCTGTGTTCACCTTAACAATCGCAACTGGGGCTTTGCTAAACGATTATGTTAAAGATACTACTGCACGCCCACGTCCGGAGATTGAGCACATCGTTCATGTAAAAAGTTTTAGCTTTCCAAGTGGACATGCGATGATGGGGGTTGTTTTGTATGTATTGATTGCTTACTTCCTCGTTAGTAATATCCAGTCACGAGCCGGAAAATGGCTAGTGATGTTCCTTGCAATTTTGATGATAATCATGCTAGGAGTTAGCCGTATCGTCTTACAAGTTCATTACCCATCGGATGTAGTTTCGGGCTATGCTCTAGGCTTAGCTTGGGTCCTTATGGGACTTATTATATATGAGTTTTTAAGAAAAAATGGCGTTAATCGAATAAATCGTAAGTAA
- a CDS encoding antibiotic biosynthesis monooxygenase: MNIFMTSGTYDFLKRIKDKHPKETILLLQNNEGALLVHETANKTVFSVPRSYEVLKSEGILENSGFLILHHIPVMDDDKPVFEFRFKSEKTSLNENPGFIALRVLRPLKSNTYIIFTLWRSEKAYMGWETSPSYQSFFQGAKSSTAQPQIFMGASYISKFYIPTEEDRI, from the coding sequence ATGAATATCTTTATGACAAGCGGTACCTACGATTTCCTAAAGAGAATTAAAGATAAGCACCCCAAGGAAACAATACTCCTCCTGCAGAATAATGAGGGGGCATTATTGGTCCATGAAACGGCGAATAAAACCGTGTTTAGTGTTCCTAGATCTTATGAGGTTCTGAAATCCGAAGGTATTTTGGAGAATTCCGGATTTTTAATATTACATCATATACCTGTCATGGATGATGACAAACCAGTATTTGAATTTCGATTTAAATCTGAAAAAACCTCCTTAAATGAAAATCCTGGCTTCATTGCTTTACGGGTGTTACGGCCACTTAAATCAAATACTTATATCATTTTTACTTTATGGAGGAGCGAAAAAGCCTATATGGGTTGGGAAACTTCCCCTTCCTATCAATCATTCTTTCAAGGAGCAAAATCATCTACAGCTCAACCTCAAATCTTTATGGGTGCATCCTATATTTCGAAGTTTTATATTCCCACTGAGGAAGATAGAATATAA
- the hemE gene encoding uroporphyrinogen decarboxylase — translation MERIFNDTFLRAAKGEKTDHVPVWYMRQAGRSQPEYRAIKEKYSLFEITHQPELCAYVTKLPVDQYNNDAAILYKDIMSPLPALGVEVEIKSGVGPVISNPIRSTADVEKLGEINPEEDVPYVLETIKILTQEQLTVPLIGFAGAPFTLASYMIEGGPSKNYNKTKAFMYAEPEAWFALMDKLSEMTITYVKSQIKAGAKAIQIFDSWVGALNVADYRVFIKPTMNKIFSSLREENVPLIMFGVGASHLAMEWHDLPLDVVGLDWRLPIKEARERGITKAVQGNLDPALLLAPWEVIEERAKAILDQGMEKPGYIFNLGHGVFPEVKPETLKKLTAFVHEYSASKLGN, via the coding sequence ATGGAAAGAATATTTAATGATACATTTTTAAGAGCAGCAAAGGGTGAGAAAACGGATCATGTGCCAGTTTGGTATATGCGTCAGGCAGGCCGTTCACAGCCAGAATACCGAGCAATAAAGGAAAAATATTCTCTATTTGAAATTACACATCAGCCTGAGCTATGTGCTTATGTGACAAAATTACCTGTTGATCAATATAACAATGATGCAGCCATACTTTATAAGGATATTATGTCACCGCTTCCTGCACTTGGAGTGGAAGTTGAAATTAAATCTGGTGTAGGTCCGGTCATTTCAAATCCTATCCGATCAACAGCCGATGTTGAAAAGCTTGGTGAAATTAATCCAGAGGAAGATGTGCCTTATGTTTTAGAAACGATCAAAATTCTTACACAGGAGCAATTGACTGTTCCTCTTATTGGCTTTGCTGGTGCACCATTTACACTTGCAAGTTATATGATCGAAGGCGGCCCTTCGAAAAATTACAATAAAACAAAGGCTTTCATGTATGCAGAACCTGAAGCATGGTTTGCCTTAATGGATAAGCTTAGTGAAATGACAATTACATATGTAAAATCCCAAATTAAAGCAGGAGCGAAGGCGATTCAAATTTTTGATTCATGGGTAGGTGCTTTAAATGTAGCTGATTACCGTGTTTTCATAAAGCCAACGATGAATAAAATCTTCTCAAGCCTAAGAGAGGAAAATGTTCCTCTTATTATGTTTGGTGTTGGAGCAAGCCACCTTGCAATGGAATGGCATGACCTGCCATTAGATGTAGTTGGCCTTGATTGGAGACTTCCTATTAAAGAGGCAAGGGAGAGAGGAATTACAAAAGCAGTTCAAGGTAACCTAGACCCCGCCCTTTTATTAGCTCCATGGGAAGTAATCGAGGAAAGAGCGAAAGCGATTTTGGATCAAGGAATGGAAAAGCCGGGCTATATCTTTAACCTTGGACATGGCGTATTCCCTGAAGTTAAACCTGAAACATTAAAGAAATTAACGGCATTTGTACATGAATATTCTGCTTCTAAGCTGGGCAACTAG
- the hemH gene encoding ferrochelatase, whose product MTRKKMGLLVMAYGTPYKEEDIERYYTHIRRGRKPSPEMLEDLRNRYEAIGGISPLAKITLDQGKSLETFLNENQEEYEFQMYLGLKHIEPFIEYAVKQMNEDGIEEAVSIVLAPHFSTFSVKSYNGRAKEEAEKLGGPVIHSVESWYDEPKFIQYWVDRVKSTFEGFPQEEREKSVLIVSAHSLPEKILQLGDPYPKQLQETADLIAKGAGVKNYAVGWQSAGNTPEPWLGPDVQDLTRELYETHGYKAFVYTPVGFVSDHLEVLYDNDYECKVVTDEIGASYYRPPMPNDQPEFIEALAAVILKKLANK is encoded by the coding sequence ATGACAAGGAAGAAAATGGGCCTGCTTGTAATGGCGTATGGCACTCCATATAAAGAAGAAGATATAGAACGCTATTATACTCATATTCGCAGAGGGAGAAAGCCTTCTCCAGAAATGCTAGAGGATTTACGAAACAGGTATGAAGCAATCGGCGGAATTTCTCCATTAGCAAAAATTACATTGGATCAGGGAAAAAGCCTAGAGACATTTTTAAATGAAAATCAGGAAGAGTATGAGTTTCAAATGTATCTCGGCTTAAAGCATATTGAACCGTTTATTGAATATGCCGTTAAACAAATGAATGAGGATGGCATTGAAGAAGCTGTCAGTATTGTACTTGCTCCACACTTTTCAACATTTAGCGTCAAGTCATACAATGGCAGAGCAAAAGAAGAAGCAGAAAAGCTGGGCGGTCCTGTTATCCATTCAGTGGAAAGCTGGTATGATGAGCCAAAGTTTATTCAATATTGGGTAGACCGTGTGAAATCTACTTTTGAAGGATTTCCTCAGGAAGAAAGAGAAAAGTCAGTGTTAATTGTTTCAGCTCATAGTTTACCAGAGAAGATTCTTCAATTAGGAGACCCATATCCAAAACAGCTTCAGGAAACGGCGGATTTAATTGCAAAAGGTGCTGGAGTCAAAAATTATGCTGTCGGCTGGCAAAGTGCAGGAAATACACCAGAGCCTTGGCTTGGTCCCGATGTTCAAGACTTGACTAGGGAGTTATATGAAACACATGGATACAAGGCATTTGTTTATACTCCAGTAGGCTTTGTATCGGATCATCTCGAAGTCCTATATGACAATGATTATGAATGTAAAGTAGTTACTGATGAAATTGGTGCTAGCTATTATAGACCGCCTATGCCGAACGATCAGCCAGAATTTATTGAGGCATTGGCAGCCGTCATTCTTAAAAAATTAGCAAACAAGTGA
- the hemY gene encoding protoporphyrinogen oxidase: protein MSEQKKRVVIIGGGITGLTAAYYLQKEASDKGLPLEVRLIEATDRLGGKMQTVIRDGFVIERGPDSFLARKQSASRLAKEVGMEDKLIRNTAGKSYVLVKDRLHPMPGGSVMGIPTQIAPFVTTGLFSFAGKARAAADFILPKSNPANDQSLGKFFRRRLGDEVVENLIEPLLSGIYAGDIDKLSLMSTFPQFYQVEQKYKSLILGMKKSTLAPPKSAGEKKDKGIFLTISTGLQSFADAIESKLEPNSVMKGCKVKRIHKKENGYVIESNGGERLDADSIIMSVPHHITQSIFADYRFFDSLKDMSSTSVATIALAFPKEAIEKDIEGTGFVVSRNSDYTITACTWTHKKWPHTTPAGKVLIRCYVGRPGDEAVVELPDNELIKIVLNELNKTMNITMDPDFAVISRWTDSMPQYTVGHKERIEKVKTHLNSELPGIVLAGSSFEGLGMPDCIDQGEAAVNKVLSFLNMDEKKAVL from the coding sequence GTGTCGGAACAAAAGAAAAGGGTTGTTATTATCGGTGGTGGAATTACAGGTCTAACAGCAGCTTACTATTTGCAAAAGGAAGCAAGTGATAAAGGACTGCCGCTTGAGGTAAGACTAATAGAAGCTACCGATCGGCTAGGCGGGAAAATGCAAACCGTTATACGCGATGGTTTTGTAATAGAGAGAGGTCCCGATTCCTTTCTAGCCCGTAAGCAAAGTGCTTCCCGCCTTGCGAAGGAAGTCGGAATGGAAGATAAGTTAATCAGGAATACGGCTGGAAAATCGTATGTACTCGTTAAAGATCGCCTGCATCCGATGCCTGGTGGTTCTGTAATGGGAATACCTACACAAATAGCCCCTTTTGTTACGACCGGTTTATTTTCTTTTGCGGGGAAAGCAAGAGCGGCTGCAGATTTTATTTTGCCGAAATCAAATCCAGCTAATGACCAGTCACTTGGTAAGTTTTTTCGCAGGAGACTTGGAGATGAAGTGGTTGAAAACTTAATTGAGCCTTTGCTTTCCGGTATTTACGCTGGAGATATTGACAAGCTTAGTCTCATGTCTACCTTTCCACAGTTTTACCAGGTTGAACAAAAATATAAAAGTTTAATATTAGGCATGAAGAAATCAACTCTAGCACCGCCGAAGAGTGCGGGGGAGAAGAAAGACAAGGGTATCTTTCTGACAATTAGTACAGGCTTGCAGTCTTTTGCAGATGCAATAGAATCTAAGTTAGAGCCCAATTCTGTCATGAAGGGCTGTAAAGTTAAACGTATTCACAAAAAGGAAAATGGATATGTAATCGAGTCAAATGGGGGAGAAAGGTTGGACGCTGATAGCATTATAATGTCTGTCCCGCATCATATAACCCAATCTATTTTTGCCGATTATCGTTTCTTTGACTCTTTAAAGGATATGTCATCCACTTCTGTCGCTACCATTGCCCTTGCTTTTCCAAAAGAAGCAATTGAAAAGGATATCGAAGGGACAGGGTTTGTCGTCTCAAGAAATAGTGATTATACGATTACTGCCTGTACATGGACCCACAAAAAATGGCCGCATACTACACCAGCAGGAAAAGTACTTATTCGCTGCTATGTAGGCAGACCCGGTGATGAGGCTGTTGTGGAGCTGCCAGATAATGAATTGATAAAGATTGTCCTAAATGAGCTTAATAAAACAATGAATATTACGATGGACCCTGATTTTGCTGTCATTTCGAGATGGACAGATTCCATGCCGCAATACACGGTTGGGCATAAAGAACGAATTGAAAAGGTCAAAACGCATTTAAATTCTGAGCTTCCAGGGATAGTTCTGGCGGGCAGCTCATTTGAAGGATTAGGGATGCCTGATTGTATTGACCAAGGTGAAGCAGCGGTTAATAAGGTATTATCATTTTTAAATATGGATGAAAAAAAAGCTGTCTTGTGA
- the yhfH gene encoding protein YhfH translates to MIQNILEFFRNLPAKQCVECGKSIDEQHECYGNKCDHCLGVKDI, encoded by the coding sequence ATGATTCAAAACATTCTCGAATTTTTTAGAAATTTACCAGCAAAGCAATGTGTTGAGTGTGGGAAGTCTATTGATGAGCAGCATGAATGCTATGGAAATAAGTGTGATCACTGCCTAGGTGTTAAAGATATTTAA
- a CDS encoding MBL fold metallo-hydrolase, producing the protein MKFTVIGHWGGYPKAGEASSGYILEHDGFQLLIDCGSAVLSQMQSIIQPEELNGVILSHYHPDHTADIGVLQHARLIQGFLGKEMDCLPIYGHSEDEREFSKLTYKNITKGIAYDPDQALSIGPFRVQFLQTGHPVPCYAMRFEAGGKSIVYTADTSFKDEFIPFSKGVDLLVCECNFYGNQNGKNAGHMTSLDAGNLANDANARQLLLTHLPHYGNLEQLKEEAATRYNGPISLAAYQWSLAL; encoded by the coding sequence ATGAAATTTACTGTAATTGGGCATTGGGGCGGTTATCCGAAGGCGGGGGAGGCGAGTTCAGGGTATATACTGGAGCATGATGGATTTCAGCTGCTGATTGATTGCGGTAGTGCTGTTCTATCACAGATGCAAAGTATTATTCAGCCTGAGGAATTAAACGGAGTCATTCTATCACATTATCATCCCGATCACACAGCGGATATTGGCGTATTACAGCACGCCAGACTCATACAAGGCTTCTTAGGAAAGGAAATGGACTGCCTGCCAATTTACGGGCATTCAGAGGATGAAAGAGAATTTTCAAAGTTAACCTATAAAAATATTACAAAAGGAATAGCCTATGATCCTGATCAGGCTTTATCAATTGGGCCTTTTAGGGTACAATTTTTACAGACAGGCCATCCTGTTCCATGTTATGCAATGAGATTTGAAGCTGGCGGAAAATCTATCGTTTATACAGCTGATACGTCATTCAAGGATGAATTTATTCCCTTCTCTAAAGGGGTTGATTTACTAGTGTGTGAATGTAATTTCTATGGAAACCAGAATGGAAAAAACGCAGGACATATGACAAGTCTGGATGCAGGGAATTTAGCTAATGACGCCAACGCCCGGCAACTCCTTCTCACACATTTGCCACATTACGGAAACCTGGAACAATTAAAGGAAGAAGCAGCGACAAGATATAATGGTCCAATTTCACTTGCTGCCTATCAATGGTCGTTAGCCTTATAA
- a CDS encoding lipoate--protein ligase — MLFIDNKGITDPRINLAIEEYALKNLDINETYLLFYINEPSIIIGKNQNTIEEINTEYVESNGIHVVRRLSGGGAVYHDLGNLNFSFITKDDGESFHNFRKFTEPVVQALQKLGVNAELSGRNDLTAEGRKISGNAQFSTKGKMFSHGTLLFDSEIDSVVSALKVKKDKIESKGIKSIRSRVANISEFLTEKITIEEFRLLLLQNIFDGKEIEEYKLTDEDWEKIHQLSKERYQNWDWNYGKSPKFNLQHSHRFPVGQIDIRLEVEGGMIQQCKIFGDFFGVGDVADLEERLTGLRYERSAIEKAIEDMDVKYYFGNITKEEFLNLIY, encoded by the coding sequence ATGTTATTTATCGATAATAAAGGAATAACCGATCCAAGAATTAATCTCGCTATTGAGGAATATGCACTAAAAAACTTAGATATTAATGAAACATATTTACTGTTTTACATAAATGAACCATCTATCATTATTGGGAAAAATCAAAATACAATTGAAGAAATTAATACAGAATACGTTGAAAGCAATGGTATTCATGTTGTCCGCCGTTTATCAGGGGGTGGCGCTGTTTACCATGATTTAGGGAATTTAAACTTCAGTTTTATAACAAAGGATGATGGGGAGAGCTTTCATAATTTCCGTAAATTTACTGAGCCTGTCGTCCAAGCCCTGCAAAAGCTTGGTGTTAATGCTGAATTGAGTGGACGTAATGATTTAACAGCAGAAGGAAGAAAGATTTCTGGGAATGCTCAATTTTCAACTAAAGGAAAAATGTTTAGCCATGGGACCCTGCTTTTTGATTCCGAAATTGACAGCGTTGTGTCAGCATTAAAGGTGAAAAAGGATAAGATTGAGTCGAAAGGAATTAAATCCATTCGCAGCCGTGTCGCAAATATCTCCGAGTTTTTAACAGAGAAAATTACGATAGAGGAATTTCGATTGCTTCTGCTTCAAAATATTTTTGATGGGAAAGAAATTGAAGAGTACAAGCTTACCGATGAAGATTGGGAGAAAATTCATCAGCTGTCTAAGGAAAGATACCAAAATTGGGATTGGAATTATGGCAAATCTCCTAAATTCAATTTGCAGCATTCTCATCGGTTCCCGGTGGGGCAAATTGATATCCGTCTAGAGGTTGAGGGTGGAATGATTCAGCAATGTAAGATATTTGGCGACTTTTTCGGTGTGGGGGATGTAGCCGATCTAGAAGAAAGACTTACTGGATTGCGCTATGAAAGATCTGCAATTGAAAAGGCAATCGAGGATATGGATGTAAAGTATTACTTCGGGAATATTACGAAAGAGGAATTTCTAAACTTAATTTACTAG